The following proteins are encoded in a genomic region of Hymenobacter siberiensis:
- the pheT gene encoding phenylalanine--tRNA ligase subunit beta — translation MRISLDWLKTLIPTDKPAAEISALLTGSGLEVESAEELESIPGGLRGLVLGTVLTREPHPDADKLSLTTVDVGDATPRQIVCGAPNVAAGQRVVVALEGTMLYPSSGEPFKIKKSKIRGAASEGMICAEDEIGLGQSHAGIMVLTTELPNGTPAADYFGLGSDTVYEIGLTPNRADAASHYGVARELRALLRQPCHLPDVSGFAAPVSAANNIAVNIEDEIACPRYAGLLLENVHVGPSPEWLQRRLRSIGLSPINNVVDVTNFVLHELGQPLHAFDAKQITGGQIRVKRAEAGEKFVTLDGTERSLKAEDLVIADANGVPMALAGVFGGKTSGVNDGTTHVFLESAYFGPAAVRRSSQTHQLKTDASFRFERGTDPNMVIIALQRAALLLQEVAGATVAAPIVDEYPAPVLPATVRLRLPRVERLVGQYIAPERIRQILTDLDIEISEENPDAGDQDTWTLTVPPHKVDVTREADVIEEILRIYGYNNVALRPNNSASFLAKFPNPDPEVTRVKIASLLSGQGFSEILTNSLTNSLYFEKEAEPNNALVRILNYNSVDLNVMRPTLLHSGLEVIRHNINRRQRDLKLYEFGKTYLQNENGKHLEKNKLVIYLTGNADGETWQQKSEKAAFHDLGGAVQQVLAALGFGGAASQPVQHEYLAGGLALLVHNQPVAQLGAVSASVLKRLDVTQPVWYAELDWDALSKKYKPTLVARELSKFPEVRRDLSIVVDSTVTFDQLQQIARRTEKKLLQSINVFDVYAGENLGAGKKSYSVSFTLQDFSQTLSEQAIDQVMQKLIQQFEKQAGALIRK, via the coding sequence ATGCGCATTTCCCTCGACTGGCTTAAAACCCTCATTCCGACCGACAAACCCGCCGCCGAGATTAGTGCCTTGCTCACCGGCTCAGGCCTGGAAGTGGAGAGCGCCGAGGAGCTGGAAAGCATTCCCGGCGGCCTGCGCGGCCTAGTGCTGGGCACCGTACTCACCCGCGAGCCCCACCCCGATGCCGACAAGCTGAGCCTGACCACCGTGGACGTGGGCGACGCCACGCCCCGCCAGATTGTGTGCGGTGCCCCCAACGTAGCCGCCGGCCAGCGCGTAGTGGTGGCCCTCGAAGGCACCATGCTGTACCCGAGCAGCGGCGAGCCGTTCAAAATCAAGAAAAGCAAGATTCGCGGCGCGGCCTCCGAAGGCATGATTTGCGCCGAGGACGAAATCGGCCTGGGCCAATCGCACGCCGGCATTATGGTGCTGACCACCGAGCTGCCCAACGGCACGCCCGCCGCCGACTACTTCGGCCTGGGCTCCGATACGGTGTATGAAATCGGCCTCACGCCCAACCGCGCCGATGCCGCCTCGCACTACGGCGTGGCCCGCGAGCTGCGCGCCCTGCTGCGCCAGCCCTGCCATTTGCCGGATGTGAGCGGCTTCGCGGCGCCGGTTTCGGCAGCCAATAATATTGCTGTCAACATTGAAGATGAAATAGCCTGCCCCCGCTACGCCGGCCTGCTGCTGGAGAACGTGCACGTTGGCCCCTCGCCCGAGTGGCTGCAGCGCCGCCTGCGCAGCATCGGCCTCTCGCCTATTAATAATGTGGTGGACGTGACCAACTTCGTGCTGCACGAGCTGGGCCAGCCTTTGCATGCCTTTGATGCCAAACAGATTACCGGCGGCCAGATTCGCGTGAAGCGCGCCGAAGCCGGCGAGAAATTCGTAACGCTGGATGGCACCGAGCGCAGCCTGAAAGCCGAGGACTTAGTGATTGCCGATGCCAACGGCGTGCCGATGGCGCTGGCCGGCGTGTTCGGCGGCAAGACCTCGGGCGTGAACGACGGCACTACCCACGTGTTCCTGGAAAGCGCCTACTTCGGCCCCGCCGCCGTGCGCCGCAGCTCGCAGACGCACCAGCTGAAAACCGATGCTTCGTTCCGCTTCGAGCGCGGCACCGACCCGAATATGGTGATAATAGCCCTGCAAAGGGCCGCGCTGCTGCTGCAGGAAGTGGCGGGTGCCACCGTTGCCGCCCCTATCGTGGACGAGTACCCCGCGCCCGTGCTACCGGCCACCGTGCGCCTGCGCCTGCCCCGCGTGGAGCGGCTGGTGGGCCAGTACATCGCCCCCGAGCGCATCCGCCAGATTTTGACGGACCTCGACATCGAAATCAGCGAGGAGAACCCCGACGCCGGCGACCAGGACACCTGGACGCTGACCGTGCCGCCCCACAAAGTGGACGTGACCCGCGAGGCTGACGTGATTGAGGAAATCCTGCGCATCTACGGCTACAACAACGTGGCCCTACGCCCCAACAACTCGGCCTCGTTCCTGGCCAAATTCCCAAATCCTGACCCCGAGGTGACGCGCGTGAAAATCGCCTCGCTGCTCAGCGGCCAGGGCTTCTCGGAAATTCTCACCAACTCGCTCACCAACTCGCTGTATTTCGAGAAAGAGGCCGAGCCGAACAACGCGCTGGTGCGCATTCTGAACTACAACAGCGTTGATTTGAACGTGATGCGGCCCACGCTGCTGCACTCGGGCCTGGAGGTTATCCGGCACAACATCAACCGCCGCCAGCGCGACTTGAAGCTGTACGAGTTCGGCAAAACCTACTTGCAGAATGAGAACGGCAAGCACCTGGAAAAGAACAAGCTGGTGATTTACCTGACGGGTAACGCCGACGGCGAAACCTGGCAGCAGAAGTCAGAAAAGGCGGCGTTCCACGACCTGGGCGGGGCGGTGCAGCAGGTGCTGGCGGCACTGGGCTTCGGTGGCGCAGCTTCGCAGCCGGTGCAGCATGAGTACCTGGCCGGCGGCCTCGCGCTGCTGGTGCACAACCAGCCGGTAGCGCAGCTGGGCGCGGTGTCGGCCTCGGTGCTGAAGCGGCTGGACGTGACGCAGCCGGTGTGGTATGCCGAGCTGGACTGGGATGCGCTTTCGAAGAAGTACAAGCCCACGCTGGTGGCCCGCGAGCTGTCGAAATTCCCGGAAGTGCGCCGCGATTTGAGCATCGTGGTGGATTCGACGGTGACGTTTGACCAGCTCCAGCAGATTGCCCGGCGCACCGAGAAGAAGCTGCTGCAAAGCATCAACGTGTTCGATGTATACGCTGGCGAAAACCTGGGCGCGGGCAAAAAGTCGTACTCGGTGAGCTTCACCCTGCAGGATTTCAGCCAAACGCTCAGCGAGCAGGCCATCGACCAGGTGATGCAGAAGCTGATTCAGCAGTTCGAGAAGCAGGCCGGCGCGTTGATTCGGAAGTAG
- a CDS encoding bestrophin family protein, with amino-acid sequence MLLDKKLPVRFILRRIGPDMALVLLISAVFLLLKTYLSAYLPPIPLSLPSILGSAISLLLAFTISQSYERWWEARKIWGAIVNDSRTLVLQARTFVKAEYLSEGLLNSLACRQMAWCYGLGETLRGQDPMATLARYLPAQELAYAGRQANKSLALLSLHTQQFKILYEQEAINPYQQVQLDDTLVRLCDSMGRAERIKSTVFPTNYRRLVHFLIYLFLGTLSLSLVETNGLWEIPILVMFAVIFFLVERTARYMQDPFSNLPTDTPVTAIARTIEINLRELLEREDVPTPIPAEAYYLM; translated from the coding sequence ATGCTACTGGACAAAAAACTTCCTGTTCGCTTTATTCTACGACGTATTGGGCCCGACATGGCACTGGTGCTGCTCATCTCGGCGGTATTCCTGCTGCTCAAAACGTACCTCTCCGCTTATTTACCACCCATTCCGCTGTCGTTGCCCTCCATTCTGGGTAGCGCCATCTCGCTGCTACTGGCCTTCACCATCAGCCAGTCGTACGAGCGGTGGTGGGAGGCGCGCAAAATATGGGGTGCCATCGTCAACGATTCGCGCACGCTGGTACTGCAGGCGCGCACCTTTGTAAAGGCAGAGTATCTGTCGGAGGGACTGTTGAACAGCCTGGCCTGCCGGCAGATGGCGTGGTGCTACGGCCTGGGCGAAACGCTACGGGGCCAGGACCCCATGGCCACGCTTGCCCGCTACCTGCCAGCGCAGGAGCTGGCCTACGCGGGGCGCCAGGCCAACAAGTCGCTGGCGCTGTTGTCGCTGCATACCCAGCAGTTCAAAATCCTGTATGAGCAGGAGGCCATCAATCCCTATCAGCAAGTGCAGCTCGATGATACGCTGGTACGCCTCTGCGACTCGATGGGGCGAGCCGAGCGCATCAAAAGCACGGTATTTCCGACCAACTATCGGCGGCTGGTACACTTTCTTATCTATCTGTTTCTGGGCACCTTATCGCTCAGCCTGGTTGAAACCAACGGCCTTTGGGAAATACCGATTCTGGTTATGTTCGCCGTTATCTTCTTCCTGGTCGAGCGTACCGCCCGCTACATGCAGGACCCCTTCAGCAACCTGCCCACCGATACGCCCGTCACGGCCATTGCCCGCACCATTGAGATAAACCTGCGGGAGCTGCTGGAGAGAGAAGATGTACCTACTCCCATACCCGCCGAAGCCTATTACCTGATGTAG
- a CDS encoding DUF1684 domain-containing protein, giving the protein MIKKLALAAAIIGIIFYSLNDAKPNNSVYLAQLNKFRSEKNRTFRQSEESPISAAQKAQFDSLKYYAADLAFVPHADISRTETPDTTLIQMSDNKAEKYLNWGVVKFNINNSPQQLRVYLKANGRDSTLFIPFTDLTNGHETYGGGRYLDAPIPSLNEPEIELDFNRAYNPYCAYNNEYSCPVPPAENRLQVAIPAGEKSFHE; this is encoded by the coding sequence ATGATTAAAAAACTTGCCCTCGCTGCCGCTATTATCGGCATTATTTTCTATTCGCTAAACGACGCGAAACCAAATAACAGCGTCTATTTAGCGCAATTAAATAAATTTCGCAGCGAGAAAAACCGCACTTTTCGGCAGTCGGAAGAATCGCCAATTTCTGCCGCGCAAAAAGCACAGTTTGACAGCCTGAAATATTATGCAGCCGATTTAGCTTTCGTGCCACACGCCGATATTTCGCGCACCGAAACCCCGGATACCACGCTTATTCAAATGAGCGATAACAAAGCCGAGAAATACCTGAATTGGGGCGTGGTGAAATTCAACATCAATAATTCACCCCAACAATTACGGGTGTATTTAAAAGCCAATGGCCGCGATTCCACGCTATTTATCCCCTTCACCGACCTCACCAACGGCCACGAAACCTACGGCGGCGGCCGCTACCTCGACGCCCCCATTCCCAGCCTGAACGAACCGGAAATCGAGCTCGATTTCAACCGCGCCTACAATCCCTACTGCGCCTACAACAACGAGTACAGCTGCCCGGTACCGCCCGCCGAAAACCGGCTGCAGGTCGCCATTCCGGCCGGCGAAAAATCGTTTCACGAGTAA
- the radC gene encoding RadC family protein, whose amino-acid sequence MPTPDKQPHAAPTLPGTPLPYAAPTASGIKSWAEDDRPREKLMAKGRAALSDAELIAILLGSGTTRLSAVDVGMLMLQGVGNDLNALARESVKQLCRHPGIGPAKAITIVAALELGRRRKEADATPRTTITCSRDIYNLIRPNLMDLPHEEFWVILLNRANVVMRKTAISRGGVAGTVADPKMIFKEALEQLASSIILVHNHPSGNRNPSAADIQLTKKLKEAGNFLDLPILDHLIYSDQGYYSFADEGML is encoded by the coding sequence ATGCCCACGCCTGACAAGCAGCCCCACGCCGCTCCTACCCTGCCGGGTACGCCCCTGCCCTATGCCGCCCCCACCGCATCCGGCATCAAGAGCTGGGCCGAGGATGACCGGCCCCGCGAAAAGCTAATGGCCAAAGGCCGCGCCGCCCTCTCCGATGCCGAGCTGATTGCCATTCTGCTGGGCTCGGGCACCACCAGGCTCTCGGCGGTGGATGTGGGCATGCTCATGCTGCAAGGCGTGGGCAACGACCTCAATGCCCTGGCCCGCGAGAGCGTGAAGCAGCTTTGCCGCCACCCCGGCATCGGCCCGGCCAAGGCCATTACGATAGTGGCCGCGCTGGAGCTGGGCCGCCGCCGCAAGGAGGCCGATGCCACCCCGCGCACCACCATCACCTGCTCGCGCGACATTTATAATCTGATTCGACCGAATTTGATGGACCTGCCGCACGAGGAATTCTGGGTAATTCTCCTCAACCGTGCCAACGTGGTGATGCGCAAAACCGCCATCAGCCGGGGCGGCGTGGCCGGCACCGTGGCCGACCCCAAAATGATTTTCAAGGAAGCCCTGGAGCAGCTGGCCAGCAGCATTATTCTGGTACACAACCACCCCAGCGGCAACCGCAACCCCAGCGCCGCCGACATTCAGCTCACCAAAAAGCTGAAGGAAGCCGGTAATTTCCTGGATTTACCCATTCTCGACCACCTCATTTATTCCGACCAGGGCTATTACAGCTTCGCCGACGAAGGCATGCTGTAA
- a CDS encoding metallophosphoesterase: MVLWLVLAVVVLAEWYGYQAVRTVVQHLSPGVRRAAAISYWLLTVGSWMIAAWAGSTRQTGNIQLKSYLMSLPVLLLGAKLVMFIPLLLEDVTRLGRWAMSSASRPAGTDVVAIPRSEFLAKLALGIGAIPFFSLLWGMVKGGTDYTVRRVTLRYPNLPPAFDGFKVLQISDLHTGSFNSTEPLERAVAMINRQGADLILMTGDLVNNRATEVEPHIPALAGIKSELPIFSSLGNHDYGDYVAWKTPADKRANLERLMQNHAKIGWTLLNDTSHTITRGTDKISVLGVQNWSSHANFPKHGNLAQAHAASGDAPFKILLSHDPSHWEAQVLNYPDIDLTLSGHTHGMQFGVNLPFLKWSPVKYVYKQWAGLYEQGRQKLYVNVGLGFLGYPGRVGFLPEITVFELRRA, translated from the coding sequence TTGGTTTTATGGTTAGTGCTGGCCGTGGTGGTGCTGGCTGAATGGTATGGTTATCAGGCAGTACGCACGGTAGTGCAGCACCTTTCGCCCGGTGTCCGGCGGGCGGCGGCCATCAGCTACTGGCTGCTCACGGTGGGTAGCTGGATGATTGCGGCCTGGGCCGGCTCGACCCGGCAAACGGGCAATATTCAACTCAAAAGCTACCTCATGAGCCTGCCCGTGCTGCTGCTGGGGGCCAAGCTGGTGATGTTTATCCCGCTGCTGCTGGAAGACGTGACGCGGCTGGGCCGCTGGGCCATGAGCTCGGCCAGCCGGCCGGCGGGCACGGACGTGGTGGCCATTCCGCGCAGCGAATTTCTGGCGAAGCTGGCGCTGGGCATCGGGGCTATTCCTTTTTTTTCGCTGCTGTGGGGCATGGTGAAGGGCGGCACGGACTACACCGTGCGCCGCGTGACACTGCGCTATCCCAACCTGCCGCCGGCGTTCGACGGCTTTAAAGTGCTGCAAATCTCGGACTTGCACACCGGCAGCTTCAACTCGACGGAGCCGCTGGAGCGGGCCGTGGCCATGATAAATCGCCAGGGTGCCGACTTGATTCTGATGACCGGCGACCTGGTGAACAACCGCGCCACCGAGGTGGAGCCGCATATTCCGGCCCTCGCGGGCATCAAGTCGGAACTGCCCATTTTTTCCAGCCTCGGCAACCACGACTATGGCGATTACGTGGCCTGGAAAACCCCCGCCGACAAGCGCGCCAACCTGGAGCGCCTGATGCAGAACCACGCCAAAATTGGCTGGACGCTGCTCAACGACACCAGCCACACCATCACGCGCGGCACCGATAAAATATCGGTGCTCGGCGTGCAGAACTGGAGCAGCCACGCCAACTTCCCCAAGCACGGCAACCTGGCCCAGGCCCACGCCGCCAGCGGTGACGCGCCCTTCAAAATCCTGCTCTCGCACGACCCCTCGCACTGGGAAGCGCAGGTGCTCAATTACCCCGATATCGACCTCACCCTCAGCGGCCATACTCACGGCATGCAGTTCGGTGTGAACCTGCCCTTTCTAAAATGGAGCCCCGTGAAATACGTGTATAAGCAGTGGGCCGGCCTGTATGAGCAGGGCCGTCAGAAGCTGTACGTGAACGTGGGCCTGGGCTTTTTGGGCTACCCGGGGCGGGTAGGTTTCCTGCCCGAAATCACGGTGTTTGAGTTGCGCCGGGCGTAG
- a CDS encoding carboxypeptidase-like regulatory domain-containing protein, producing the protein MPAPWPKLGRVLGLLAALWLLAGRAQAQLAPTVRLSGSVSEAQTRLPIPGATVQVLRTRRGVVTTTTGDFSIDALPTDTVQFRALGYKTQRMALGSTGLSQLVVRIQLARDSVRLGEVQVVSDRPDRAIINRALRNIKRPAPPVVSGARRPPKPKPLFAVDSTAPKAPIPTIASPVSLLYDQFSREGKQRRKMEQIEAEQRAEKARKARAEYNKAFLDNRGYQP; encoded by the coding sequence GTGCCGGCCCCTTGGCCAAAGCTGGGCCGGGTGCTGGGCCTGCTGGCGGCGCTGTGGCTGCTGGCTGGCCGGGCCCAGGCCCAGCTGGCCCCCACGGTGCGCCTGAGTGGCAGCGTGTCGGAAGCCCAGACGCGGCTGCCCATTCCGGGGGCTACGGTGCAGGTGCTGCGCACCAGGCGCGGTGTGGTGACCACCACCACCGGCGATTTCAGCATCGATGCCCTGCCCACGGATACCGTCCAGTTTCGGGCGCTGGGCTATAAGACGCAGCGCATGGCGCTGGGTAGTACGGGCTTGTCGCAGCTGGTGGTGCGCATTCAGCTGGCCCGCGACAGCGTGCGCCTGGGCGAAGTGCAGGTAGTGAGCGACCGGCCCGACCGCGCCATTATCAACCGGGCGCTGCGCAACATCAAGCGGCCCGCGCCGCCAGTGGTGAGCGGGGCCAGGCGCCCGCCCAAGCCCAAGCCGCTCTTTGCCGTCGATTCCACAGCTCCCAAAGCGCCCATTCCCACCATTGCCAGCCCCGTGAGCCTGCTCTACGACCAGTTTTCGCGCGAGGGCAAGCAGCGCCGCAAAATGGAGCAGATTGAAGCCGAGCAGCGCGCCGAAAAAGCCCGCAAGGCCCGCGCCGAGTACAACAAGGCCTTTCTGGACAATCGCGGCTACCAGCCTTAA
- the uvsE gene encoding UV DNA damage repair endonuclease UvsE has product MKIGYPCVNEAMDCSSGNTFRLASYSEERLVAAVTANLACLRRMLEWNVAQGLLFFRIGSSIVSFGSHPINTFDWQTHFAADFRAIGDYIKVHNLRVSFHPDQFVVLNSPSPDIVQRSIQELVYQGSMLDLMGLDGTAKLQIHVGGLYGERELAISRFAAVHAALPPAVKARVVVENDDRLFSLRDCLALHQLTGVPILFDNFHHECLNHGEPMAEALRLAAATWHPTADGVPLMDYSSQALGERKGKHTNDLVDEQFCEFLTHLHGLDFDLMLEIKNKEASALRAVAILRELGLSAAAPDASSPPLALPPDPNAPAKARRAKKETPS; this is encoded by the coding sequence ATGAAAATTGGGTATCCTTGCGTGAACGAGGCGATGGATTGCAGCTCCGGCAATACTTTCCGGCTGGCATCGTATTCAGAAGAGCGACTGGTTGCGGCCGTAACGGCCAACCTGGCCTGCCTGCGCCGCATGCTGGAATGGAACGTGGCTCAGGGCCTGCTCTTTTTCCGCATCGGCTCCAGCATTGTGTCCTTCGGCTCGCATCCCATCAATACGTTTGACTGGCAAACGCACTTTGCGGCCGATTTCCGGGCTATTGGCGACTACATCAAGGTTCATAACCTGCGGGTGAGCTTCCACCCCGACCAGTTTGTGGTGCTGAACTCGCCCAGCCCCGATATTGTGCAGCGCAGTATTCAGGAGCTGGTGTACCAGGGTTCGATGCTGGACTTGATGGGGCTCGATGGCACGGCCAAGCTCCAGATTCATGTGGGCGGGCTGTATGGCGAGCGGGAGCTGGCCATAAGCCGTTTTGCGGCGGTGCACGCCGCCCTGCCGCCGGCCGTGAAAGCCCGCGTGGTGGTTGAAAACGACGACCGGCTGTTTTCCCTGCGCGACTGCCTGGCGCTGCACCAGCTCACGGGCGTACCCATTCTGTTCGATAATTTCCACCACGAATGCCTCAACCACGGCGAGCCCATGGCCGAGGCCCTGCGCCTGGCCGCCGCCACTTGGCACCCCACCGCCGACGGCGTGCCCCTGATGGACTATAGTTCGCAGGCCCTGGGTGAGCGCAAAGGCAAGCACACCAACGACCTGGTAGATGAGCAGTTTTGCGAATTCCTCACCCACCTGCACGGCCTCGATTTCGACCTGATGCTGGAAATAAAAAACAAGGAAGCCAGCGCCCTGCGCGCCGTGGCCATTTTGCGCGAGCTGGGCCTGAGCGCCGCCGCGCCCGATGCCAGCAGCCCGCCCCTCGCGCTGCCCCCCGACCCCAACGCGCCCGCCAAAGCCAGGCGTGCTAAAAAAGAAACTCCCAGTTAG